TCGTGCGCTGGCCGTACGACACGCGCCGCGCCACGCAGATGATCGAGGCCATGGGATTCGCCAAGGGGGCCGACGGCTTCTACCGCGACCCAGCGGGCCAGCAGGTGTCCATCGAGATCCGGACCACGACCAATGAGGCGAACCAGAAGTCGTCGTTCGCGGTCGCGGACTCCTTCCAGCGGGTCGGACTTCGCTCCGAGGCGGTGGTGATCCCGGTCCAACGGCTCCAGGACAACGAGTACCGCGCGAATTATCCGGGCCTCGAGCTGGTGAACCAGCCGGACGGGGTCGATGGCCTCGACAACCTCCTCGACAGCTCCGCCGCCCCGCTTCCCGAGCGCAACTACCGCGCGCCGAACAAGAGCCGGAACCGCGGGTCCTACGTGAATCCAGACTATGACGCCATGATGGACAAGTACCTCACGACGGTGCCGATGGGCGACCGGATGAAGGCCCTCGGAGCCCTCATCCACTTCCAGACCGACCAGCAGCTCGTCATGGGCCTGTTTTACAGCGTGGACGCCATCATGATGACCAATCGCCTCGTGGGAGTGCCGCCGGCCAGCGGCTGGAACGCCCACACGTGGGACGTGACGTCGTAGAGCGTCGCTCCCGGCGCGAATCGCCCAGGGAAGCTCGCCCAGCGCCTTCCAGCCGCCCCGATGTGACGGTCGCCGCGGGATTCGGCTTCGCGAACCTCGCGAGCGCTCATCTCCCGCTGTCGACGGCCACGCCCACGTTCTTCGACCCCGTTGAGGTTCATCGCGACGACGGTGACGCCGAATCCCGCGGTCGCGGGGAGCATCGACCCGAACGCTGATGGACTACGCCCCGACTGACACTTCGCCAACAAAGACCTGCAGCGCCTCGTCGGCCGCATGTGGGCCCGCTATACCGAACGTCTCCCCGTGGACTGCGAGCGCCGACTTCACACGCGAATGATAGAAAGATGCCGCTATCCATCGACAGATAGCGGCGGTGGTGGAGACGGGGGGGAATCGAACCCCCCGTCCAGAGCGAGTCGATCGGCGATGTACTCCAGGCGTAGTCGACGCTTTAACTCCTCGCTCTAGGCCCCCCGTCGACCGGGTTCCATCGAGCCAGTCGGCCTTGGCTTACTCGCGCCCCACGCCGACGGCGGGTCGCGCAGCACTTCGACTTATCGGCGCCCTATTTCGGCCCGCCGAAGTGAGGCCGAAGAGGACGGTCGCTGCTTACGCAGCGGCAGCGTATGCGTAGTCGCCAGTTACTGGCTTGCCCCCTGTTTTTCGAGTCGAGAGCGAACTCGGCCTGCAATCGCCTAATCTCCTCCCCTGTCGAGACCGAGCGTCCCCATGTGTACGATGCGCCCGACGCCTTTCGGCATCCGCGCCTGCATGAGTTTACCATAACCGACGGAGCACACCCCGGCCCGCGGTTCACGGCGGCGACACCCGCTCTCGCCCGTCGCAGCCGCGCGATTCACCCCGGCCCGCCGTTCACGGCGGCGACACCCGCTCTCGCCCGTCGCTGCCGCGCGATTCACCCCGGCCCGCCGTTCACGGACACCCACGCCCTCGTCCGTCGCTAGCGGGCCGACCAGAGGTCGCGTTTGACGGCGCGCTCGATCTCGCGCCGCGCGTCCCGCTCCGCGATGGCGGCCCGCTTGTCGTAGCTACGCTTGCCGCGCGCCACGCCCAGCTCGACCTTCACGTGGCCGCGGCGGTCGTACACGCGCAACGGCACGAGCGTCACGCCCGTCTCCGACGCGCGGCCGGCGAGGTGCGCGATCTCGCGCGTGTGGGCCAGCAGCTTGCGCGGCCGGATCGGGTCGTGGTTGTATCGGTTGCCCGCCTCGTATGGCGAGATGTGGGCGTTGAGCAGCCACAGCTCGCCGCGCTCGACCCGCGCGTAGGCCTCGCGCAGGTTCACCTTGCCCGCGCGCACGGACTTGATCTCGGTCCCCGTCAGGGCGATTCCCACCTCCAGCGTCTCCAGGATGTGGTACTCGTGATACGCGCGCCGATTCGTCGCGTACACGCGCTCGCGAGCGGGCGCTTCCTGCGGCATTATCCGAGGACCGGTGCGCCGAGCGCCGCCTCTTCCCGGGCATCGAGGATGCTCGCCTCCGCGTCATCGCGGAGCGATAGCCAGTCGCGCACCGACTGGCCCGGCGTCACCTGCATGGGAACGACAGCGCGCTGGCCCCCCAGCGGCGCGGCGGCGCTCGCGGGCTGCTGACGCACGAAGTCGACGGCCTGCTGCAGCGCGGCGTCCGCTCCGGCCGCCGCCACCACGGGGATCTGCGGCGTGAGGCCGACGCCCTGAATGGGGCTCCCGTCGGGCGTGAGCCACCGCGCGACGGTGAGCCTTAGGGCGCCGCCGTCGCTCAACGTGTGGACAATCTGGACCGTTCCCTTGCCGTATGTCTGCTCGCCGACCAGCGTGGCGCGACCATGGTCCCGGAGCGCGCCGGCCACGATCTCCGCCGCGCTCGCCGTTCCAGAGTCCACCATGACCGCCATCGGACCTGAGAGGGCGCGCGGCCGCCCGCGCGTCCGGATCGCCTCGCGCTCGGCTCCGCGCCGCTCCTCGTACAGGACGACGCCCTCGTCGATGAACTGGCTCGTCACGGCCACGGCGCCGTCGAGATAACCGCCCGGGTTGCCGCGCAGGTCCAGCACCCACCCGCGCGGGGAGCGCTGCGCGAGCTGGTCGAGCACTTCGCGCAGGTCCGACCCAACGCGCAGGGCGAAGCTGCTGATCCGAATGTAGGCGACGCCGTCCGGGCGCAGCTCCCCCCGCACCGATGGGACGCGGATCTCCTCGCGCGCGACCTTGACGTCGAAGGGCGCCGCGCCCCCCCGAACGATGGTAAGGGTCACGGTTGAGCCGCGCGGGCCGCGAATCATCTGAATCGCGTCGAGGAGGCTGATGCCGTGCACGTCGCTCCCATCGACGCGAGTGATGACGTCGCCCGCCCTCAGCCCTGCGCGCTGGCCGGGCGAGCCGTCCAGCGGCGACACAACGTGCAGATCGTCGCCTTCCATCTCCACCTGGACGCCGATCCCGTCGAAGGCCCCGCGCAGGTCCGCGTCGGTGATCTCGCGGTGCGTGGGGTCGAGGTAGAGCGTGTGCTGATCGTCGAGCGCGGTGAGCATGCCGCGAATCGCGCCGCGCGAGAGCTTGTGGGGTTCGACGGCCGACTCGTCATAAAAATCGCGGTCGACGTAGCCCCACGCCTCCCAGAAGGGGCGGAAGATGGCGTCCAGCTCCGGCGAGGGGGCTGGAACGGGCGCCGGCTCGGGCACGG
This is a stretch of genomic DNA from Chloroflexota bacterium. It encodes these proteins:
- a CDS encoding S41 family peptidase: MRRARQVTSLLVMLLVLAIGPFGLGYALGHADAIGRSHTAIEPVLRRVGLARAVPEPAPVPAPSPELDAIFRPFWEAWGYVDRDFYDESAVEPHKLSRGAIRGMLTALDDQHTLYLDPTHREITDADLRGAFDGIGVQVEMEGDDLHVVSPLDGSPGQRAGLRAGDVITRVDGSDVHGISLLDAIQMIRGPRGSTVTLTIVRGGAAPFDVKVAREEIRVPSVRGELRPDGVAYIRISSFALRVGSDLREVLDQLAQRSPRGWVLDLRGNPGGYLDGAVAVTSQFIDEGVVLYEERRGAEREAIRTRGRPRALSGPMAVMVDSGTASAAEIVAGALRDHGRATLVGEQTYGKGTVQIVHTLSDGGALRLTVARWLTPDGSPIQGVGLTPQIPVVAAAGADAALQQAVDFVRQQPASAAAPLGGQRAVVPMQVTPGQSVRDWLSLRDDAEASILDAREEAALGAPVLG
- the smpB gene encoding SsrA-binding protein SmpB: MPQEAPARERVYATNRRAYHEYHILETLEVGIALTGTEIKSVRAGKVNLREAYARVERGELWLLNAHISPYEAGNRYNHDPIRPRKLLAHTREIAHLAGRASETGVTLVPLRVYDRRGHVKVELGVARGKRSYDKRAAIAERDARREIERAVKRDLWSAR